Proteins co-encoded in one Paenibacillus sp. genomic window:
- a CDS encoding stage II sporulation protein P, which translates to MNKLGMRLATALVTVCVGIGTVGAASTRAPEPPLSSIGQAAAFVTGTIAAGMKLDMPGIEPGLGTTLLASKKESGAASEAPAEGGVADAAPDAASSAGAGDVMGPPAPEEAASAGDSAAKPAAEAAGEAKPAAADAVAAGTERKLAFIYHSHNRESWLPELKGTGKDQPAEAFDADVNVTLLGERLRDRLEERGVGAVHSDTDYNTAVPSFNYNYSYKYSKTTVREALAVHRELVYLIDIHRDSQRRKQTTVSIDGKDYARLYFIVGQGNPNWKENEALARRLHEALERKFPGLSKGILSKSKKHGNGEYNQSLSSGSLLIEIGGVDNSLEESYRTVDALAAVLAEMAMDENGVRVAGRADGGEAGDAKDGSKA; encoded by the coding sequence ATGAATAAACTCGGGATGCGCCTAGCGACGGCGTTAGTGACGGTATGCGTCGGGATCGGCACGGTCGGGGCGGCGAGCACGCGCGCGCCGGAACCCCCTTTGTCGTCGATAGGACAAGCCGCCGCGTTCGTGACGGGCACGATCGCGGCCGGCATGAAGCTGGACATGCCCGGCATCGAGCCGGGCCTCGGCACGACGCTGCTGGCGTCGAAGAAGGAGAGCGGCGCCGCGTCCGAGGCGCCTGCGGAAGGCGGCGTCGCGGATGCCGCCCCGGACGCGGCATCGAGCGCCGGCGCCGGAGACGTCATGGGGCCGCCGGCGCCGGAGGAGGCCGCTTCGGCCGGCGACAGCGCAGCGAAGCCGGCTGCGGAGGCCGCGGGCGAAGCGAAACCGGCCGCCGCCGACGCGGTCGCCGCGGGGACGGAGCGGAAGCTGGCGTTCATTTATCATTCGCATAACCGAGAGTCGTGGCTTCCGGAGCTGAAGGGAACCGGCAAGGACCAGCCCGCCGAGGCGTTCGACGCGGACGTCAACGTGACGCTGCTCGGCGAGCGTCTGCGCGATCGGCTGGAGGAGCGAGGCGTCGGCGCCGTCCACTCGGATACCGACTACAATACGGCGGTGCCGAGCTTCAACTACAACTACTCGTACAAATATTCGAAAACGACCGTCCGCGAGGCGCTCGCCGTACATAGGGAACTTGTGTACCTCATCGACATTCACCGCGACTCGCAGCGCCGCAAACAGACGACGGTGTCCATTGACGGCAAGGACTACGCCCGGCTCTATTTTATCGTGGGACAAGGCAACCCGAATTGGAAGGAGAACGAGGCGCTCGCAAGGCGCCTCCACGAAGCGCTGGAGCGCAAGTTCCCGGGCTTGTCCAAAGGAATTTTGTCCAAAAGCAAAAAGCACGGGAACGGCGAGTATAATCAGTCGCTGTCGTCGGGAAGCCTGTTGATCGAGATCGGCGGCGTGGACAATTCGCTGGAAGAGAGCTACCGGACGGTCGACGCGCTCGCCGCGGTGCTCGCCGAGATGGCGATGGACGAGAACGGCGTCCGGGTCGCGGGGCGCGCGGACGGCGGCGAAGCCGGCGACGCGAAGGATGGGAGCAAGGCGTAA